The Streptomyces uncialis genomic interval TCACCCAGCACTTCGGGGTCGACACCCTGCGGATCATCGAGGAGGAGCCGAAGCGCCTCATCGAGGTCCCGGGCCTCGGACCCAAGCGCACCGGCAAGATCGCCGCCGCGTGGGAGGAGCAGAAGGCGATCAAGGAGGTGATGCTGTTCCTCCAGAGCGTCGAGGTGTCCACGTCCATCGCCGTCCGCATCTACAAGAAGTACGGCGACGGGTCGATCACCGTCGTCCGTGACGAGCCCTACCGGCTGGCCGCCGATGTGTGGGGCATCGGGTTCCTCACCGCCGACCGCATCGCACAGTCCGTGGGCATCCCGCACGACAGCCCGGAGCGGGTGAAGGCGGGCCTCCAGTACGCGCTGTCCCAGTCCACCGACCAGGGGCACTGCTTCCTCCCCGAGGAACGGCTGATCGCCGACGCGGTGAAGCTCCTCCAGGTCGACACCGGGCTCGTCATCGAGTGTCTGGACCAGCTCGCCGCGCAGGACGAGGGCGTCGTCCGCGAGCGGGTGCCCGGCCCGGAGGGCGATCCGGTGACGGCGGTGTACCTGGTGCCGTTCCACCGGGCGGAACTCTCCCTGTCGGCACAGCTGCTGCGGCTGCTCGGCACCGGCGAGGACCGGATGCCGGCGTTCCAGGACGTCGCGTGGGACAAGGCCCTGGCCTGGCTGGCGGACCGTACGGGGACCGAGCTCGCGCCGGAGCAGCGGGAGGCCGTCAGGCTGGCGCTGACCCGCAAGGTGGCCGTACTGACGGGCGGCCCGGGGTGCGGCAAGTCGTTCACGGTCCGGTCCATCGTGGAGCTGGCCCGCGCCAAGCGCGCGAAGGTCCTGCTCGCGGCCCCCACCGGGCGCGCCGCGAAGCGCCTCGCCGAACTGACCGGCACCGAGGCATCGACCGTGCACCGGCTGCTCGAACTCAGGCCCGGCGGCGACGCCTCGTACGACCGGGAGCGTCCGCTGGACGCCGATCTGGTGGTCGTGGACGAGGCGTCGATGCTGGATCTGCTGCTGGCGAACAAGCTGGTCAAGGCGGTGCCGCCGGGAGCGCATCTGCTGTTCGTCGGTGATGTGGACCAGCTGCCCAGCGTCGGCGCGGGCGAGGTGCTCAGAGACCTCCTCGCGGAGGGCGGCCCCGTGCCCGCGGTGCGGCTGACCCGGATCTTCCGGCAGGCCCAGGAGTCGGGTGTGGTGATCAACGCGCACCGCGTCAACTCCGGTCTGCCGCCCGTCACCGAGGGCATGAAGGACTTCTTCCTCTTCGTCGAGGAGGACACCGAGGAGGCCGGGAAGCTCACTGTCGATGTCGCCGCGCGGCGGATTCCGGCCAAATTCGGGCTCGATCCCCGGCGCGATGTGCAGGTGCTCGCGCCCATGCACCGGGGGCCCGCCGGAGCGGGAAACCTCAACGGCCTGCTCCAGCAGTCGATCACCCCGGGCCGCCCCGACCTGCCGGAAAAGCGGTTCGGCGGCCGGGTCTTCCGCGTCGGCGACAAGGTCACGCAGATCCGCAACAACTACGAGAAGGGCGTCGCGGGTGTCTTCAACGGCACCGTCGGTGTCGTCACCTCGATGGACCTGGACGAACAGCGGCTGACGGTGCTCACCGACGAGGACGAGGAGGTGCCGTACGACTTCGACGAACTGGACGAACTGGCCCATGCCTACGCCGTCACCATTCACCGTTCGCAGGGGAGCGAATATCCGGCCGTAGTGATCCCGGTCACCACGGGTGCCTGGATGATGCTGCAACGGAATTTGCTCTACACGGCTGTGACGCGCGCCAAGAAGATTGTCGTCCTCGTGGGTTCCCGCAAGGCTCTGGGCCAAGCGGTGCGCACGGTGTCGGCGGGGCGCCGATGCACCGCGCTGGACTTCCGGCTGTCCGTCCGGTCCGGCCCGTAGGAGTGATCCGACCGTTCCGACACCCATCGGGCGGTTTGATCGATCAAACGAGTCGGAAAGGTCACACGAGGCTTCCGGAACCAGGGCGAAGGGGGCAGGATGGGCAGGCTGGCGGCACTGAGTGCCGCCAACTGGCCCAATGGTCGACCCCGAGTGCACTCTCCTGCGCCAAATGGGGGATGGTAGAGACAGTCAGGGCACCTCGAAGATGAGGCACTACGTCGGTGAGGGAAGACGTGAGCGAGAAACGCGACAACGCTGTAGTACTGCGGTACGGCGACGGCGAGTACACCTATCCGGTGATCGACAGCACCGTCGGCGATACGGGCTTCGACATCGGGAAGCTGCGCTCCCAGACGGGTCTGGTCACACTGGACAGCGGCTACGGGAACACAGCCGCCTACAAGTCGGCCATCACCTATCTCGACGGTGAGGAGGGCATCCTCCGGTACCGGGGATACCCCATCGAACAGCTTGCGGAGAGCTCCTCCTTCCCGGAGGTGGCCTATCTGCTGATCAACGGTGAACTCCCCACGGTCGACGAGCTCTCGGTCTTCCGCAACGAGATCACCCAGCACACCCTGCTGCACGAGGACGTCAAGCGGTTCTTCGACGGCTTCCCGCGCGACGCCCACCCGATGGCGATGCTGTCGTCGGTCGTCAGCGCGCTGTCCACGTTCTACCAGGACAGCCACAACCCGTTCGACGAGAAGCAGCGTCACCTCTCCACGATCCGGCTGCTCGCCAAGCTGCCCACGATCGCGGCGTACGCGTACAAGAAGTCGATCGGTCACCCGTTCGTCTATCCGCGCAACGACCTCGGGTACGTCGAGAACTTCCTGCGTATGACCTTCTCGGTCCCCGCGCAGGAGTACGACCTCGACCCGGTGGTCGTCAACGCGCTGGACAAGCTGCTCATCCTGCACGCGGACCACGAGCAGAACTGTTCGACGTCCACGGTGCGTCTGGTCGGCTCGTCGCAGGCGAACATGTTCGCGTCGATCTCCGCCGGGATCTCCGCCCTCTGGGGCCCGCTGCACGGCGGCGCCAACCAGAGCGTGCTGGAGATGCTGGAGGGCATCCAGGCGAGCGGTGGCGACGTCGACTCCTTCATCCGCAAGGTGAAGAACAAGGAAGACGGCGTGAAGCTCATGGGCTTCGGGCACCGCGTCTACAAGAACTTCGACCCCCGGGCGAAGATCATCAAGGCGGCGGCGCACGATGTCCTGTCGGCGCTCGGCAAGTCCG includes:
- the recD2 gene encoding SF1B family DNA helicase RecD2, with the translated sequence MANPAELEGVLERITYANEETGYTVARVDTGRGGDLLTVVGALLGAQVGESLRMRGRWGSHQQYGKQFHVDDYSTVLPATVQGIRRYLGSGLVKGIGPVFADRITQHFGVDTLRIIEEEPKRLIEVPGLGPKRTGKIAAAWEEQKAIKEVMLFLQSVEVSTSIAVRIYKKYGDGSITVVRDEPYRLAADVWGIGFLTADRIAQSVGIPHDSPERVKAGLQYALSQSTDQGHCFLPEERLIADAVKLLQVDTGLVIECLDQLAAQDEGVVRERVPGPEGDPVTAVYLVPFHRAELSLSAQLLRLLGTGEDRMPAFQDVAWDKALAWLADRTGTELAPEQREAVRLALTRKVAVLTGGPGCGKSFTVRSIVELARAKRAKVLLAAPTGRAAKRLAELTGTEASTVHRLLELRPGGDASYDRERPLDADLVVVDEASMLDLLLANKLVKAVPPGAHLLFVGDVDQLPSVGAGEVLRDLLAEGGPVPAVRLTRIFRQAQESGVVINAHRVNSGLPPVTEGMKDFFLFVEEDTEEAGKLTVDVAARRIPAKFGLDPRRDVQVLAPMHRGPAGAGNLNGLLQQSITPGRPDLPEKRFGGRVFRVGDKVTQIRNNYEKGVAGVFNGTVGVVTSMDLDEQRLTVLTDEDEEVPYDFDELDELAHAYAVTIHRSQGSEYPAVVIPVTTGAWMMLQRNLLYTAVTRAKKIVVLVGSRKALGQAVRTVSAGRRCTALDFRLSVRSGP
- a CDS encoding citrate synthase, which codes for MREDVSEKRDNAVVLRYGDGEYTYPVIDSTVGDTGFDIGKLRSQTGLVTLDSGYGNTAAYKSAITYLDGEEGILRYRGYPIEQLAESSSFPEVAYLLINGELPTVDELSVFRNEITQHTLLHEDVKRFFDGFPRDAHPMAMLSSVVSALSTFYQDSHNPFDEKQRHLSTIRLLAKLPTIAAYAYKKSIGHPFVYPRNDLGYVENFLRMTFSVPAQEYDLDPVVVNALDKLLILHADHEQNCSTSTVRLVGSSQANMFASISAGISALWGPLHGGANQSVLEMLEGIQASGGDVDSFIRKVKNKEDGVKLMGFGHRVYKNFDPRAKIIKAAAHDVLSALGKSDELLDIALKLEEHALADDYFVERKLYPNVDFYTGLIYRAMGFPTEMFTVLFALGRLPGWIAQWHEMIKEPGSRIGRPRQIYTGVVERDFVPVEQR